One genomic segment of Impatiens glandulifera chromosome 6, dImpGla2.1, whole genome shotgun sequence includes these proteins:
- the LOC124943450 gene encoding nuclear transcription factor Y subunit B-5-like, protein MADNIGDRSSNNDGYIKEQDRLLPIANVGRIMKQILPANAKISKESKETMQECVSEFISFVTSEASDKCKKERRKTVNGDDVCWALGVLGFDDYSGPLKMYLDRYRALEGDRSSNQEKINSTSEDKDEPSNSSYGEASSFAKRSKTVQNSNTHSTSRPF, encoded by the coding sequence ATGGCTGATAACATAGGAGATAGATCTTCAAATAACGATGGATACATCAAAGAACAAGACAGGTTACTTCCAATAGCAAACGTTGGTCGAATCATGAAGCAAATCCTTCCCGCAAATGCAAAAATCTCAAAGGAATCTAAAGAAACTATGCAAGAATGTGTGTCCGAGTTCATAAGCTTTGTCACGAGCGAAGCATCTGATAAGTGCAAGAAAGAGAGGAGAAAGACAGTTAATGGGGACGACGTCTGTTGGGCTCTTGGTGTTCTTGGTTTTGACGATTACTCGGGTCCATTAAAAATGTACTTGGATAGATATAGAGCATTGGAAGGAGATAGATCTTCTAATCAAGAAAAGATCAACAGTACTAGTGAAGACAAGGATGAACCATCTAATTCTTCATATGGAGAAGCATCTTCTTTCGCCAAAAGGTCTAAAACGGTACAAAATAGTAATACCCATAGTACTTCAAGGCCATTTTAG